From Triticum aestivum cultivar Chinese Spring chromosome 4A, IWGSC CS RefSeq v2.1, whole genome shotgun sequence, a single genomic window includes:
- the LOC123086910 gene encoding mitochondrial import receptor subunit TOM6 homolog, with protein MFLGAMPRKPSKEAAYKELRLHLSIMAGCIAVIRAAPYILHYLTREPGMTELKLEL; from the coding sequence ATGTTTCTAGGCGCGATGCCCCGGAAGCCGAGCAAGGAGGCGGCGTACAAGGAGCTGCGCTTGCATCTCAGCATCATGGCGGGCTGCATCGCCGTCATCCGCGCCGCCCCCTACATCCTCCACTACCTCACCCGCGAGCCCGGCATGACGGAGCTCAAGCTCGAGCTCTAG